TAACCCTACTGACAATGCACTCAGTTTTTCAATTCCTTTCTCTTTAGGTGCTGCTCAAACTGTTACTTTTACTGTAAAAGATATTACAGGAAGAACTGTTAAAACAATCTCTGCTGAGTATGTTGCCGGAAACAACTTTGTTGAAATCCCTACTGCAGGTCTAAACTCAGGAGTATATTTCTATACAATGGATGCTGTTAATTACAATGCTACAGGCAAAGTAATTATCAAATAAGTAAGACAAATCTTTTATAAAAAAAGCCTTCTCAACATTGAGAAGGCTTTTTTTGTTATCACTACTTTTAGTGTATTTGTTGACAATATTATCTTAATATAAACGTACTTAAGATAGCCTCGCCTGCTTCTTTATATTGCTTGTAGGTTGCTTCCTCACAAGTGAATGTTAATACATAGGCTTTATTATTTTTTATTCTGTATTGCTGTTCAAACCACAAATGATATTCGCCTTGTTCAGCCGTAAATTCTAATTGATGAAACTCATCATTGTCTGATTTTTGTCTTTTACTGTTCAATATTTTGGCATTTGTAATCAATGATTGAATCTGCTCTTCAGAGGCTTGTACGTATTGTTCCAAATCAATTTCTATATCGCTTAAATCTTCAACCATCAGGTTGATATTGGTTCTGAATATTTGATTGCTTGTTTCGGGTGGGGCAAACAAGACAAAGGATGTAGACATCGCCCCTGTGTTATTCAATTCCCAATCTGGCGGGTATTGAACTGTAAAGGTAGAATCTTCGACTGTTTTCCAGTCTGCGCCTGCTTTGGATTCTGAGTTTTTGTAACCTGGTTGACTGCATGCTATTAACACAATAGCAATACTCATGAATGTCAGAAATGATTTAGTCATAATTGATAGGGGGGTGTAATGATGAACTCTTTATTTTGGCACAAATCTAATTTAAATCAATTGCACACTAGCACTCACTACTAACTGATTATGATTGCGAGCTGCATTTTGAATTATAATGAATGTTTTATAGTATTGCCTAAGATTAAATATTAGATTTTAAATGAAAAAACTTCTCGCATTGATTTTACTGTCTATGCTTTGTTCTGTTGTTTTTGCACAGCAAAAAGCAGATGCAGAAGTGCTAGTTAAAGCCGGTATAGACTTTCACAAGATAGGCAATTATGAAGAAGCTATTATAAAATATGACGAAGCGCTCAAACTTGATTCCAATAACTTATTTGCACTTTCCGAGAAATCCATTACCCTATTTACACTAAAAAAATACTCTGATTGTATTGATAACTGCCTTCAAGCCATTAAATACCATCCGAAGGAAGATGATTTGAAAGATATTTTTGTTATCTGTGGAAACGCATATGATGAGTCCGGTAAAACAAAAAAAGCCATTGAAATATTTGATGAGGGTATTGCGATGTTCCCTGATTTCTTCCTTTTGTACTTCAACAAAGGAGTTTCATTAACAAGTATCAAAAAATATGACGAGGCGGTGCTCTGTTTTCAAAAATCAATGATTTACAACCCTTCACATTCAAGTTCTCACAATGCAATCGCAAGGGTTTTAGATATGAAAGGGGAAATAATTCCTGCTTTGCTTGCCTATTTGAGATTCCTTGCGCTTGAACATCAGGGAAGTAGGGCTGTTACCAATATTGCTAATATGCAAAGGTTAGTGAAATCAACCTTAAAACAAAATGAAGAAAATGCTATCAGTTTAAATATCAATATGGCTGATGACACATCCCAATCTGGGAAGAAGGAAAACGATTTTTCATCAATTGTAACACTGTTATCGGAGTATAACAATCATCAATCTGACAAAATAAACAAGAAAAAATCCGAGGCTGAAAGGCTATCTTCCATGCTTGACCTTGTATGCGATGCCTTCATAGAACATCAAAAAAGTAATGATGGTTTTTATTGGAATTACTATGTACCCTATTTTATTGAAATGAAAGAAAACGGTTTTACATTGACGTTCAGTTATATTGCCT
This genomic interval from Bacteroidota bacterium contains the following:
- a CDS encoding tetratricopeptide repeat protein; this translates as MKKLLALILLSMLCSVVFAQQKADAEVLVKAGIDFHKIGNYEEAIIKYDEALKLDSNNLFALSEKSITLFTLKKYSDCIDNCLQAIKYHPKEDDLKDIFVICGNAYDESGKTKKAIEIFDEGIAMFPDFFLLYFNKGVSLTSIKKYDEAVLCFQKSMIYNPSHSSSHNAIARVLDMKGEIIPALLAYLRFLALEHQGSRAVTNIANMQRLVKSTLKQNEENAISLNINMADDTSQSGKKENDFSSIVTLLSEYNNHQSDKINKKKSEAERLSSMLDLVCDAFIEHQKSNDGFYWNYYVPYFIEMKENGFTLTFSYIALSGTNSKVVAKWIKKNKKATDAFYQWNSEFKWESFKDNKN